From Oreochromis niloticus isolate F11D_XX linkage group LG14, O_niloticus_UMD_NMBU, whole genome shotgun sequence, one genomic window encodes:
- the il12a gene encoding interleukin-12 subunit alpha, with protein MDAERIPAYVASCVLLLSLSWRTSEALPVPDFYKMLLLNISNALDSIYLTDGIQSEKIEMRSTGDTVLACAPTLTQNLGCVTQRNSSFSESECLKNIKMDLLYYHEAIASYLRGPLKNGPEEIRLLSPIVEITKNLTENCFPQLDVENLPSKDDKWGNDSYSNRLEMNKMMKGFHIRAITINRAIGYISSGDHRK; from the exons ATGGATGCTGAACGAATCCCAGCTT ACGTCGCCagctgtgtgctgctgctgtccctGAGCTGGCGCACATCCGAAGCTCTCCCGGTGCCG GACTTCTACAAGATGCTCCTGCTGAACATCTCAAACGCTCTGGACAGT ATTTATTTGACTGATGGTATCCAATCCGAAAAAATTGAGATGAGGAGTACTGGGGACACAGTACTGGCCTGTGCACCCACTCTGACTCAG AACTTAGGTTGCGTGACACAAAGAAATTCTTCCTTCAGTGAG AGTGAATGTCTGAAGAACATAAAGATGGACCTGCTCTACTATCATGAAGCGATTGCGTCTTACCTCAGAGGTCCTCTCAAAAATGGTCCAGAGGAAATTAGACTTCTGAGCCCAATTGTGGAAATCACAAAGAATCTCACAGAG AACTGCTTTCCACAGCTGGATGTAGAGAACCTGCCCTCAAAG GATGACAAGTGGGGCAATGACTCCTACAGCAACCGGCTGGAGATGAATAAGATGATGAAAGGCTTCCACATCAGAGCCATCACTATCAACCGAGCCATTGGCTACATCTCCTCGGGAGACCACAGGAAGTAA